In one window of Ruminococcus albus AD2013 DNA:
- a CDS encoding YifB family Mg chelatase-like AAA ATPase translates to MYARINSLGLLGLNAFPVTVEIESSEGLESFDIVGMADISVKESRERIRSAFRSSGINFPEARVLVNLAPADVKKTGAVHDLAIAVSVLRIMGISNDAYMQKSVFIGEVALNGEIRAVQGVLPMTIMAKENGMERIFVPIDNLREASVVEGIDCLGVGSLGELVYHLAGKAQIVPAQPYKPEKVSYYGALDFADVRGQSFAKQALEVAAAGGHNVLMVGSPGSGKSMLSKRMPSILPAMTFEESIETTKIHSVAGHIDKNAPLITVRPFRAPHHTVSTAGLAGGGSIPKPGEISLAHNGLLFLDEMAEFSRASLEILRQPIEDQQVTISRAFGTITYPCSFMLIGAMNPCPCGYFGHPTRKCICSHKQVVNYLNKISGPLLDRFDVHIEVEPVEYGDLSSPQKEESSAEVRARVQKARDIQTARFEGTSITCNARITPDRLHEFCQMTEEARNTLGKVFDNLGLSGRAYDKMMKVSRTVADMDNSEMITEAHVMQTVMYRSLDRKYWNE, encoded by the coding sequence ATGTATGCGCGGATAAACAGCCTTGGTCTGCTGGGGCTGAATGCTTTTCCCGTGACGGTGGAGATAGAAAGTTCAGAGGGGCTTGAAAGTTTCGATATCGTGGGAATGGCTGATATATCGGTAAAGGAGAGTCGTGAGAGGATACGCTCGGCTTTTCGCAGCAGCGGGATAAACTTCCCCGAAGCAAGGGTGCTTGTGAACCTTGCACCCGCAGATGTTAAAAAGACAGGGGCGGTGCACGACCTTGCTATCGCAGTATCTGTTTTGAGGATAATGGGGATATCGAATGATGCGTATATGCAGAAGTCGGTATTCATAGGCGAAGTTGCGCTGAACGGCGAGATACGTGCTGTACAGGGTGTTCTGCCCATGACCATAATGGCAAAAGAAAACGGCATGGAGAGGATATTCGTTCCTATCGACAACCTGCGTGAAGCCTCGGTGGTGGAGGGTATTGACTGCCTTGGTGTGGGTTCACTGGGGGAGTTGGTCTATCATCTGGCGGGCAAGGCGCAGATAGTTCCCGCACAGCCGTACAAGCCCGAAAAAGTCAGCTATTACGGTGCGCTTGATTTTGCTGATGTACGCGGACAGAGTTTTGCAAAGCAGGCTTTGGAAGTCGCGGCAGCAGGCGGTCACAACGTGCTGATGGTGGGTTCGCCGGGCTCGGGAAAATCCATGCTTTCAAAGCGTATGCCTTCCATACTTCCTGCCATGACCTTTGAGGAATCCATCGAGACCACGAAGATACATTCCGTGGCAGGGCATATCGACAAGAATGCGCCGCTGATAACGGTGAGACCTTTCCGTGCGCCCCATCATACGGTATCAACAGCGGGTCTTGCGGGAGGCGGAAGCATACCCAAGCCGGGCGAGATATCCCTTGCACATAACGGACTTCTCTTTCTTGATGAAATGGCAGAATTCTCCCGTGCATCGCTGGAGATACTACGACAGCCCATAGAAGACCAGCAGGTGACCATATCCCGTGCATTCGGCACCATAACCTATCCCTGTTCATTCATGCTGATAGGTGCCATGAACCCTTGCCCCTGCGGATATTTCGGTCATCCCACGAGGAAATGCATATGCTCCCACAAGCAGGTGGTGAACTATCTGAACAAGATAAGCGGGCCTCTGCTTGACAGATTTGATGTGCATATCGAAGTTGAACCTGTGGAGTACGGCGATCTGTCTTCACCGCAGAAGGAAGAATCATCGGCGGAGGTACGGGCGCGTGTGCAGAAGGCAAGAGATATACAGACGGCGAGATTCGAGGGGACTTCAATAACCTGCAATGCGAGGATAACTCCCGACAGACTGCATGAATTCTGTCAGATGACGGAGGAAGCGCGGAACACTCTTGGAAAGGTGTTTGACAACCTCGGGCTTTCGGGACGCGCATACGATAAGATGATGAAAGTATCGCGGACGGTTGCTGATATGGATAACAGCGAAATGATAACCGAAGCCCATGTGATGCAGACGGTGATGTACAGAAGTCTTGACAGGAAATACTGGAACGAGTGA